Proteins encoded by one window of Candidatus Bathyarchaeota archaeon:
- a CDS encoding ABC transporter ATP-binding protein — MQSENKIIELVNVSKIFGSATVLKNVNLTVNQGEFISIRGKSGVGKTSLFKLMGLLELPSDGTIRLFGKNINALGEDEKASLRLRQLGLVFQFFNLLPSLTVVENVELPMALAGVKKSARRERVFELLRFFDLVGLAERFPESLSGGEKQRVAVMRALVNRPRVLLADEPTSSLDDENSTLLLGLLEKICREEKVAVVLTTTDLYEKLPIHKDYLLKDCQLLKLTF, encoded by the coding sequence ATGCAAAGTGAAAACAAAATTATCGAACTGGTTAATGTTTCTAAAATTTTTGGTTCAGCAACAGTGTTGAAGAATGTTAACTTAACTGTTAATCAGGGCGAATTTATTTCAATTCGTGGAAAATCAGGTGTTGGAAAAACCAGTCTCTTTAAACTAATGGGACTTCTAGAATTGCCCAGCGATGGCACGATTAGGCTGTTTGGAAAAAACATCAATGCACTTGGGGAGGATGAGAAGGCAAGTCTTCGATTACGACAGCTCGGTTTAGTTTTCCAGTTTTTCAACCTATTGCCTTCTTTGACTGTGGTTGAGAATGTTGAGTTGCCCATGGCACTGGCAGGCGTTAAGAAATCTGCGCGGCGTGAGAGAGTATTTGAGCTTTTGCGTTTCTTCGATTTGGTGGGTTTAGCTGAGCGTTTTCCTGAAAGTTTAAGTGGCGGGGAGAAGCAGCGTGTGGCTGTTATGCGTGCGCTGGTTAATCGACCACGGGTGCTTTTGGCTGATGAGCCCACGTCAAGTTTGGATGATGAAAACTCAACCTTGCTCTTGGGTTTGCTTGAAAAAATTTGTCGTGAGGAAAAAGTTGCTGTTGTCTTAACGACAACTGATTTGTATGAAAAACTCCCCATCCACAAGGATTACCTCTTAAAGGATTGCCAATTACTCAAGCTTACTTTTTGA